The nucleotide window CCCGCTGTAGGGATCGTAAAGCATTATAAAATGAATAAGAAGTATaaatatatatagaagaaaaatataaaaatattatagaagTATAAATAATAACCTGGCTGTTGGCGGCCATAAGTTCGTCCTTCTTGTGGATGTAGAAATCAAGGAAGTTTTGCAAACAAATCAGACTATCGTGCAGACCAGCCGAATTCAACTCTCGACTTTTGTCCAGCAGAACTTTTAGACGATGGATCACACTCCGCGATGTCTCGCTCTGTTTCTCGATGTTGATCACCACTACCTGGGCATAGCGCAAGTGCACCTTGCTGGAATCTATCGACCCGAACGCGGCATCCTTTCGGTAGTTGTCGGCCATGGTGACTTACGAACGCATTCCATTACCGCCTGGTGGAAAAATCCACTGAATTCCAGCATAATGGTGCTGTTGCTGCTTTCGTCCAGGTTCTTGACGTTTTGGCAAACACCTGCAGCGAATTATGCGTAATTAACAGGTACGGATTGCTGATTTTTTAGCGGATGAGTTCCGGTGTTGACGACGTCTGATTGCCTAAACGTTTCCGTTTCCTAAACGTTTTATCTGAAACAAACTTAACCAACCGATCGGACTCCACTGCTGGTCGATCGTCGATGTCCTTTCCGTTGGGAGCTGAGGAATTTCACCGTTTCGGTGGCAGAGTCTGATTTCTTTTTGACAGATGATGCACGAGTACACTGAAACAAATTAGAGCGGGATTGAACAGGCGAGATTTGAAATGATTCAAAAAGATTcagaaaaatttacaaaaaaatacaaaaatgagaaaaaaaaattaatcaaaagaTTCAAGTGTCTAACCCCCTGCACTGGACACactgtgacacttttttacgcagATATTCAAATCTAAGGATTATTCTTGTTCTTATGAACAATTTTTTACGTCCCAAGATAAACAAATTTTTCTACCACTTCAAGTTTTCCACCATCCAtttaccaccaccactaatgaacccacgttgattgcaaTTATGTACTTCGTTCTGCTGGAATTGATCATGAGTCAAAACCTAGCTGTCTCCCTctcaaaaggcacaaaagccaaTTCCACGGCATGGCGAttaatcccgataatatcgatatcgtccgcaaagcccaggagaattttattcgttttctttatttgttaggcactctgcgTTACTTAaacgctactgtgccgagatctactatgatattctgctgtacagaatatac belongs to Armigeres subalbatus isolate Guangzhou_Male unplaced genomic scaffold, GZ_Asu_2 Contig1699, whole genome shotgun sequence and includes:
- the LOC134203218 gene encoding uncharacterized protein LOC134203218; this encodes MADNYRKDAAFGSIDSSKVHLRYAQVVVINIEKQSETSRSVIHRLKVLLDKSRELNSAGLHDSLICLQNFLDFYIHKKDELMAANSQRAHPIQTGIVSRFSKQKHVAVGRGVKIRWCTVATTGSTGFTPSAQPNGASNGSWRYSIERYQ